From the Deinococcus aestuarii genome, the window GCTGAGCCTGCTCGACATCGGCTGCGGCGGGGGCGACGTGGCGCGGGGCCTGGCGGACTGGGCGCGGCGGGACGGGCGGCGGCTGCGTGTGACTGCCATCGACGCCGACGAGCGCGCGATCCGGTACGCCGTGGCCCGTCCCGCCCACCCCGACGTGACCTACCGGCGGGCGCTGAGCGGCGACCTCGTGCGCGAGGGCCAGGGCTTCGACTTCGTGATCTCCAACCACCTGTTGCACCACCTGACGGACCCGGAGTTGGGCACCCTGCTGCGCGACAGCGAGCGCCTGGGCCGGGTGCGGGTGGTCCACAGCGACCTCGCCCGCCACCCCCTCGCGTACCGGGCCTTCAGCGCGGGGGCGCGGCTCTTTCAGGGTTCGTTCATCCGGGAGGACGGGCTGCTCTCGATCCGGCGCAGCCACACGGTGCGGGAACTTGCGGCGCTCGCGCCACCGGGCTGGCAGGTCCGGCCCCTCGTTCCCTTCCGCCTCCTGCTGACCCACGCGGGACCGCATGCTTGACGTGCTGGTCGTGGGGGGCGGACCGGTCGGCCTGTTCCTGGGGTGCCTGCTCGCCCGGCGGGAACTGAGCGTCGCGGTTCTGGAGCGCCGCCCGGCGAGGAGCGGCCACTCGCGTGCCGTCGGCATCCACCCGCCTGCCCTGGCGGCCTTCGAGGAGGTGGGCCTGACCACCCCCCTGCTCGCCGCCGGGGCGCCCATCACCGGCGGGGTCGTGCTCGGGCGGGGCGGAGTGATCGGCGAGCTGAGCTTCCGCGCCGCCTCGCCGCGTTACCCCTTTATCCTCTCGCTGCCCCAGCGGGACACCGAGCGGGTGCTGGAGGAGCGGCTGGCCCACCTCGCCCCGGGTGCGCTGCGGCGGGGAGT encodes:
- a CDS encoding class I SAM-dependent methyltransferase; translation: MRPDLTRRDPTLRERMDDPACDPGTLRRTYAQFGAVNALVAGWRQVYRRELRPHLPPGRTLSLLDIGCGGGDVARGLADWARRDGRRLRVTAIDADERAIRYAVARPAHPDVTYRRALSGDLVREGQGFDFVISNHLLHHLTDPELGTLLRDSERLGRVRVVHSDLARHPLAYRAFSAGARLFQGSFIREDGLLSIRRSHTVRELAALAPPGWQVRPLVPFRLLLTHAGPHA